The Trypanosoma brucei gambiense DAL972 chromosome 10, complete sequence genome has a segment encoding these proteins:
- a CDS encoding T. brucei spp.-specific protein has product MYEGRYRRKRCGRKESFSLPSVTSRGRQRKLYHRGKNIKQISTHTETHTHTQLDVNSFLFFFFTMKQKRKGMLLSHCAVPVGRNLSVGPHTIKHSAQTKTFLTVTFFLEHRNGHSTRLHPPLPTAYISSLFFPHAIALHSLLPHRSSASINERRRNKAKIATTCRVRAGAHITLFTYGQPLMSTFSP; this is encoded by the coding sequence ATGTATGAGGGAAGGTACCGCCGGAAACGCTGTGGAAGAAAGGAGTCCTTTTCTCTCCCGAGCGTAACGTCAAGAGGGAGGCAAAGAAAGCTGTACCACAGAGGAAAGaatataaaacaaataagcacgcacacagaaacacacacacacacacaacttgACGTAaattcgtttcttttttttttttttacaatgaaacaaaagagaaaaggaatgcTTCTTTCGCACTGCGCAGTACCAGTTGGTAGGAATTTATCCGTTGGGCCCCATACGATAAAACACAGCGCACAAACCAAAACTTTTCTTAcggtaactttttttttggaacaCAGAAACGGCCACTCCACTCGTTTACATCCACCTCTACCAACCGCATACATcagttccctttttttcccccatgcGATTGCTCTTCACTCACTTCTCCCACACCGCTCGTCAGCATCCataaatgaaagaagaaggaacaaaGCCAAAATAGCGACAACTTGTCGCGTCCGTGCAGGAGCACATATCACATTATTTACTTATGGACAGCCGCTGATGAGTACATTTTCACCGTGA
- a CDS encoding T. brucei spp.-specific protein, with protein sequence MHLYYSGYHIKSRIRTHVRLHKRSFNIPQHSAASDYRNVALNQQYYHHSSSYFINCVKVKYLNMHIAQLNMYITQETHVDITFCRYPLLESLAHRLTERNNIICSY encoded by the coding sequence ATGCATTTGTATTACTCTGGATACCACATTAAGAGTCGAATACGAACACACGTACGCTTACACAAACGGAGTTTTAACATTCCACAGCATTCGGCCGCCAGTGACTATAGGAACGTGGCACTAAACCAGCAATATTATCACCACAGTTCCTCTTATTTCATTAACTGCGTAAAGGTGAAGTATCTTAACATGCACATCGCCCAATTAAACATGTATATAACACAAGAAACCCATGTAGACATAACTTTCTGTCGATATCCCCTCCTCGAAAGCTTAGCACACAGACTGACCGAAAGAAATAATATCATCTGCAGCTATTAG